The following proteins are encoded in a genomic region of Toxotes jaculatrix isolate fToxJac2 chromosome 3, fToxJac2.pri, whole genome shotgun sequence:
- the LOC121179565 gene encoding G-protein coupled receptor 22, translated as METEGYRDLLETSDGQGVGLLDGGGEVGVEEGWSTPYPLGFQVSLTTVLILELVLGFSSNLTVLVLYCAQSNLVDSVSNLVTVNLHVLDILVCVLCLPLTVAVILVPANGSEVGSLATLCCFHEACVTFTSVATAVNVLVISLDRYDISVRPASRLLTPRRAALLLAAVWAVSLAVFFLPFLEGDFFSSRSEDGEDKEPERQNNESEFTTGLTPISSSLSPSLMPTTHPSSPSHHLPPAWQNRTLLCVGGQGYYTGLAMYYHLLLQVPCFFIAVVVMLFTYSRILQALNIRIGSHMMRGTRAKDTTCRIRCRRQRRKDLSLPTEVVSSNQNQNLSHPPLIPSPTPTPTSPPPLSSMPQGMSDSGATVTTVSTAATTPIATTPATPASPTPASASASASTQTHATSPLPASSMGVQASVSAIIALRRAVRRHRDRRERQRRVLKMSLIIISTFLGCWAPLSAVNVLILCLGPSDGLVRLRLCFLAMAYGTTIFHPLLYAFTRQKLRRALKTRVKKRVVSLLQVDPGLSGGTVIHNSWVEGGGQRKSRKPRVEASDGTDRCLTEAVRE; from the coding sequence ATGGAGACCGAAGGCTATCGTGACCTCCTGGAGACCAGCGATGGTCAGGGGGTAGGCCTGCTGGATGGAGGGGGTGAGGTGGGTGTGGAGGAGGGATGGAGCACGCCCTACCCTCTGGGCTTCCAGGTATCTTTGACCACTGTGCTGATACTGGAGCTGGTGTTGGGCTTCAGCAGCAACCTGACCGTACTTGTGCTCTACTGTGCTCAGTCCAACCTGGTGGATTCAGTCAGCAACCTAGTCACGGTCAACCTCCATGTGCTGGACATACTGGTCTGTGTGCTATGTCTGccactgactgtggctgtgATCCTGGTACCAGCTAATGGAAGTGAAGTTGGCAGCCTGGCCACGCTGTGCTGCTTTCATGAGGCCTGTGTCACGTTCACCAGTGTGGCCACGGCGGTCAATGTACTGGTGATCAGTTTGGACCGATACGACATCTCAGTGCGTCCAGCCAGTCGTCTACTGACCCCCAGGCGTGCTGCGCTGCTCCTGGCAGCAGTGTGGGCTGTGTCTCTGGCTGTCTTCTTCCTACCCTTCCTTGAGGGGGACTTCTTCTCTTCGAGGTCTGAGGATGGTGAGGATAAGGAGCCGGAAAGGCAGAACAATGAGTCTGAGTTCACCACTGGACTGACCCCcatttcttcctccctttctccctccttaATGCCCACCactcacccctcctccccttcacaCCACTTGCCTCCGGCATGGCAGAACAGgacactgctgtgtgttggaGGGCAGGGGTATTACACAGGCCTGGCTATGTATTACCACTTGTTACTCCAAGTGCCCTGTTTCTTCATCGCTGTGGTCGTCATGTTGTTCACCTACTCCAGGATCCTACAGGCCCTCAACATCCGCATTGGCTCCCACATGATGAGGGGTACACGTGCAAAGGACACCACCTGCAGGATACGctgcaggaggcagaggaggaaggaccTGAGCCTGCCCACAGAGGTAGTGTCCTccaaccagaaccagaacctcTCCCATCCTCCCCTCATCCCCTCTCCCACCCCTACACCAACATCACCCCCACCGCTCTCCTCCATGCCCCAAGGGATGTCTGACAGTGGAGCAACAGTCACCACTGTCAGTACTGCTGCCACCACCCCAATCGCGACAACACCAGCCACCCCTGCTTCTCCAAccccagcctcagcctcagcttcagcttcaacGCAGACCCACGCCACCTCACCTCTGCCTGCCTCCTCCATGGGTGTCCAGGCCTCGGTTTCTGCCATCATCGCCTTGAGGCGTGCAGTGCGCAGACACAGGGACCGCAGAGAACGTCAACGTCGCGTCCTAAAAATGTCCCTAATCATCATATCCACCTTCCTGGGATGCTGGGCCCCTTTGTCTGCAGTCAATGTTCTGATCCTGTGTCTGGGTCCCAGTGATGGCCTGGTGCGGCTCCGCCTCTGCTTCTTAGCGATGGCTTATGGAACCACTATCTTTCATCCTCTGCTCTATGCTTTCACCAGGCAGAAGCTGCGCCGTGCCCTCAAAACACGTGTCAAGAAAAGGGTAGTGTCCCTTCTGCAGGTGGACCCAGGTCTCAGCGGGGGGACAGTTATTCATAACTCctgggtggaggggggaggcCAGAGGAAGAGTCGCAAGCCACGGGTGGAGGCCAGCGATGGCACTGATCGATGCCTCACAGAGGCAGTGAGGGAATGA